One window from the genome of Microbulbifer sp. ALW1 encodes:
- a CDS encoding acyl-CoA dehydrogenase C-terminal domain-containing protein, with protein sequence MSEIKIPLRDMRFAMREMLGWDQHYATLGYEDASPDVVDAILEEGAKFCENVLAPLNQIGDQQGCTWNDGEVTTPEGFKEAYQQFVEAGWPSLAHNVDHGGQGLPPSLGTILSEMVGTANWSWGMYPGLSHGAMNTLEAHGTDEQKHTYLTKLVEGSWTGTMCLTEPHCGTDLGILRTKAEPNDDGSYAISGTKIFISAGEHDMAENIVHIVLARLPDAPAGTKGISLFIVPKFLPTADGSVGERNGVSCGSLEHKMGIHGNATAVLNFDGAKGYLIGPPNKGLNCMFTFMNTARLGTALQGVAHAEAGFQKSLAYAKDRLQMRSLSGPKNPEGAADPIIVHPDVRRMLLTQKAFAEGGRMLVMLCAQQVDRTQVGSDEERKDADDLLAFLTPIAKAFLTETGYESANLGMQCFGGHGYIAEWGMEQNVRDARISTIYEGTTGIQALDLLGRKVLMSQGELLRKFTKTVHKFCQAEVDNEALAPFVSKLQEINKQWGELTMNVGVKAMENPDEVGAASVDYLMYSGYAVQAYLWALAAKVANEQLAAGTSEEDFYRAKIATARFYFDRILPRTATHASTMLSGADNLMSLDAEHFVF encoded by the coding sequence ATGAGCGAGATCAAAATTCCGCTGCGCGACATGCGCTTTGCCATGCGCGAAATGTTGGGTTGGGATCAGCACTACGCGACTCTGGGCTATGAAGATGCCAGTCCGGACGTAGTGGACGCTATTCTGGAAGAGGGCGCCAAGTTCTGTGAGAACGTACTTGCCCCCCTGAATCAGATCGGTGATCAGCAGGGCTGTACCTGGAATGACGGTGAGGTCACCACTCCGGAAGGCTTCAAGGAAGCCTATCAGCAGTTCGTGGAAGCTGGCTGGCCGTCTCTGGCGCACAATGTGGATCACGGTGGCCAGGGTCTGCCGCCGTCTCTCGGCACCATTCTGAGTGAGATGGTGGGCACCGCCAACTGGTCCTGGGGCATGTACCCTGGCCTGTCCCATGGCGCCATGAACACCCTGGAAGCCCACGGTACTGACGAGCAAAAACACACCTACCTGACCAAGCTGGTCGAGGGTAGCTGGACCGGCACCATGTGCCTGACCGAGCCGCACTGTGGTACCGACCTGGGTATCCTGCGCACCAAGGCTGAGCCCAATGATGACGGGTCTTACGCCATCTCCGGTACCAAAATTTTCATTTCCGCCGGTGAACACGACATGGCGGAAAATATCGTCCATATCGTTCTCGCCCGCCTGCCGGATGCCCCTGCGGGCACCAAGGGCATCTCCCTGTTTATCGTACCCAAGTTCCTGCCCACCGCGGATGGCTCCGTGGGTGAGCGCAACGGTGTGAGCTGTGGCTCTCTGGAACACAAAATGGGTATCCATGGCAACGCCACCGCTGTGCTGAATTTCGACGGCGCCAAGGGTTACCTGATCGGCCCGCCGAACAAAGGTCTGAACTGCATGTTCACCTTTATGAACACCGCGCGTTTGGGTACGGCGCTGCAGGGCGTGGCACACGCGGAAGCGGGCTTCCAGAAGTCCCTGGCCTATGCCAAGGACCGCCTGCAGATGCGCTCCCTGAGCGGCCCCAAAAATCCGGAAGGCGCGGCCGACCCGATCATCGTGCACCCGGATGTGCGCCGTATGCTGTTGACCCAGAAGGCATTTGCCGAGGGCGGCCGTATGCTGGTGATGCTGTGTGCACAGCAAGTGGATCGCACCCAGGTAGGTTCTGACGAAGAGCGCAAAGACGCCGACGACCTGCTGGCGTTCCTGACGCCGATTGCCAAGGCATTCCTGACCGAAACCGGTTATGAATCTGCCAACCTGGGTATGCAGTGTTTTGGTGGTCACGGTTACATCGCCGAGTGGGGCATGGAACAGAACGTGCGCGACGCCCGTATCTCCACCATCTACGAAGGTACCACTGGTATTCAGGCGCTGGATCTGCTGGGCCGTAAAGTACTGATGAGCCAGGGCGAACTGCTGCGCAAGTTCACCAAAACCGTGCACAAGTTCTGTCAGGCGGAAGTGGACAATGAAGCACTGGCACCTTTCGTTAGCAAGCTGCAGGAAATCAACAAGCAGTGGGGCGAGCTGACCATGAACGTCGGTGTGAAAGCCATGGAAAACCCCGACGAAGTCGGCGCGGCTTCCGTGGATTACCTGATGTATTCCGGTTACGCCGTTCAGGCATACCTGTGGGCGCTGGCTGCCAAAGTGGCCAACGAGCAACTTGCAGCGGGTACCAGTGAAGAAGACTTCTACCGCGCCAAAATTGCGACCGCGCGTTTCTACTTCGACCGCATTCTGCCGCGTACCGCAACACACGCCAGCACCATGCTGAGCGGCGCCGACAACCTCATGAGTCTGGATGCGGAACACTTCGTATTCTGA
- a CDS encoding AraC family transcriptional regulator produces the protein MDRDNDDIRIPIAYVQRLLDEAAQHGCDRGELLASVDISEQDLEDTAAFSAVKYGRLYQRVMWLSQDEWFGMLSGGRVRSGSFRLLCLTVVNCATVRQAITLSAEFMEICRGFRVKPILQPQGERDKVVIQGISSLAPGEFEQLIAETTPGVIRTTLAVWHRFYCWLVGREIPLAKLHFSFPCPEEFAALAQSEAGELLFDQPANALEYEGRYLDYPIVQSPQTVEDFIRTAPYHLVISDGNANSIKTKVKTILNRDVSESMPAAEAVAERLNMSVTTLRRKLQQENTSYQKLKDECRMEAAFHYLSCPDLSNTQIAEMLGFDEASAFFRAFKKWTGVTPGEYRKSPRSTSVGL, from the coding sequence ATGGACCGCGACAACGATGATATCCGCATCCCCATTGCCTATGTTCAGCGCTTGCTGGACGAGGCCGCCCAGCACGGCTGCGACCGCGGCGAACTGCTGGCATCGGTGGATATTTCAGAGCAGGACCTTGAAGATACTGCGGCGTTTTCTGCGGTCAAATACGGGCGACTCTACCAGCGGGTAATGTGGCTATCCCAGGACGAGTGGTTCGGCATGCTCAGTGGCGGGCGGGTGCGTTCCGGGTCGTTTCGCCTGCTGTGCTTGACGGTAGTCAACTGCGCAACGGTTCGTCAGGCCATCACCCTCAGCGCAGAGTTTATGGAAATCTGTCGCGGATTCAGGGTCAAGCCGATTCTGCAGCCGCAGGGCGAACGCGACAAGGTGGTGATCCAGGGGATCAGCTCTCTGGCACCGGGCGAGTTCGAACAGCTTATTGCAGAGACTACTCCGGGAGTGATTCGCACCACCCTGGCGGTGTGGCATCGTTTCTATTGCTGGCTGGTTGGGCGGGAAATCCCCCTGGCCAAATTGCATTTTTCGTTTCCCTGCCCGGAAGAGTTTGCGGCTCTGGCACAAAGTGAGGCCGGAGAGTTGCTGTTCGATCAACCGGCCAATGCGCTGGAGTACGAGGGGCGCTACCTGGATTACCCGATCGTCCAGAGCCCCCAGACAGTGGAAGATTTTATCCGCACTGCGCCTTACCACCTGGTAATCAGTGACGGAAATGCCAACAGCATCAAGACCAAGGTGAAAACCATTCTGAACCGGGATGTGAGCGAGTCCATGCCCGCCGCAGAGGCGGTTGCCGAGCGCTTGAATATGTCGGTGACAACCCTGCGCCGAAAATTACAGCAGGAAAATACTTCTTACCAGAAGCTTAAAGACGAGTGCCGGATGGAAGCGGCGTTTCACTACCTGAGCTGCCCCGACCTCTCCAATACGCAGATTGCAGAGATGTTAGGGTTTGATGAGGCTAGCGCGTTTTTCCGCGCTTTTAAAAAGTGGACCGGGGTCACGCCGGGTGAATACCGCAAGAGCCCGCGTTCCACTTCAGTTGGTCTCTAG
- a CDS encoding aspartate ammonia-lyase, with product MPEKSPGTPSDSHPPSPAESFRTEKDSLGEVQVPVSAFYGAQTQRAVENFPVSNYILPESFLRAVVAIKKAAAETNRCLGLLDAERSQAIVAACDQLTGQDYRTQFPVDVFQTGSGTSTNMNVNEVLAHLAAEQGGLAISANDHVNMCQSSNDVIPTAIHLSAQLGIQNRLLPALAHLILVIREKAAAVSGVVKTGRTHLMDAVPITLEQELLAWAVQIEHCSERIEDCLPRLSQLAQGGTAVGTGLNAEGEFASLFARKLSNNCGVSLRPADNLFTAIASQDTAVEVSGQLKTLAVALMKIANDLRWMNSGPLAGFGEIALPSLQPGSSIMPGKVNPVIAESVAMVAAKVMGNDTTISVAGQSGNFQLNVMLPVIAFSLLESIQILAAAARNLADKAITGFTVNEARMREMLGRNPILVTALNPVIGYSKAAEIAKTAYASGRPVLEVAVELTDLSLQELEQLLDPAQLSRGGIQGKE from the coding sequence ATGCCTGAAAAATCGCCCGGGACGCCCTCGGATAGCCATCCCCCCTCACCGGCAGAAAGCTTTCGTACCGAAAAAGACAGCCTGGGTGAAGTTCAGGTGCCCGTTAGCGCTTTCTATGGTGCCCAGACGCAGCGTGCGGTCGAAAATTTCCCTGTAAGTAATTACATCCTGCCTGAAAGTTTTTTGCGCGCGGTGGTTGCGATCAAAAAGGCAGCAGCCGAGACCAACCGCTGCCTGGGGCTGCTCGACGCCGAGCGGTCGCAGGCCATTGTGGCTGCCTGCGACCAGTTGACCGGGCAGGACTACCGCACACAGTTTCCGGTGGATGTATTCCAGACCGGCTCCGGTACCAGCACCAATATGAATGTGAACGAGGTGCTGGCGCACCTGGCGGCAGAGCAGGGGGGGCTCGCGATCAGTGCCAACGATCACGTCAACATGTGCCAGAGCAGTAACGATGTGATCCCCACTGCCATCCACCTTTCCGCCCAATTGGGTATACAGAACCGGTTGCTGCCGGCACTGGCACATTTGATTCTGGTGATTCGCGAGAAGGCGGCTGCGGTATCCGGCGTGGTCAAGACCGGGCGCACCCACTTGATGGACGCGGTACCCATTACCCTGGAGCAGGAATTGTTGGCCTGGGCAGTGCAGATCGAACACTGCAGTGAGCGTATTGAAGACTGCTTGCCACGCCTGTCGCAGCTGGCCCAAGGCGGGACAGCGGTAGGCACGGGGCTCAATGCCGAGGGTGAATTTGCATCCCTGTTCGCGCGCAAGCTGAGCAATAACTGCGGGGTTTCCCTGCGCCCGGCGGATAACCTGTTTACGGCGATCGCCAGCCAGGACACCGCGGTCGAGGTTTCCGGGCAGTTGAAAACGTTAGCGGTGGCGCTGATGAAAATTGCCAACGACCTGCGCTGGATGAACAGCGGACCCCTGGCGGGGTTCGGAGAGATAGCGCTGCCCTCATTACAGCCCGGTAGCAGTATCATGCCGGGCAAGGTCAACCCGGTAATCGCGGAATCCGTTGCCATGGTGGCGGCCAAGGTGATGGGAAATGACACCACGATTAGCGTGGCTGGGCAGAGTGGTAATTTTCAGCTCAATGTCATGTTGCCGGTGATTGCATTCAGCCTGTTGGAAAGTATCCAGATTCTGGCAGCCGCGGCACGTAACCTCGCCGATAAGGCCATCACCGGATTTACCGTAAACGAGGCGCGCATGCGCGAAATGTTGGGGCGCAATCCGATTCTGGTTACCGCACTCAATCCGGTCATCGGTTACAGCAAGGCCGCAGAAATTGCCAAAACGGCTTATGCCAGTGGCCGGCCGGTACTGGAGGTGGCGGTCGAGCTGACCGATCTTTCGCTGCAGGAGCTGGAGCAACTGCTGGATCCGGCACAGTTGAGCCGCGGCGGTATTCAGGGCAAGGAGTGA
- a CDS encoding SCP2 sterol-binding domain-containing protein, producing MPSTTRVQFRLPDGSDFYLQVSPRTGGSVASCGTAAAVEAVQAMGLTEAPDLELEMSYKTLNDIIDGELSARHAFLLGDIRYTGNRELAAALADLFAAH from the coding sequence TTGCCCAGTACCACTCGGGTACAGTTTCGATTGCCGGATGGCAGCGATTTTTACCTGCAGGTAAGCCCGCGCACCGGCGGCTCAGTCGCTTCTTGCGGCACCGCAGCGGCCGTTGAGGCGGTGCAGGCGATGGGGCTCACTGAGGCGCCTGACCTGGAACTGGAGATGTCGTACAAAACCTTGAACGACATTATCGATGGCGAATTGAGCGCGAGGCACGCGTTCCTCCTCGGAGATATTCGCTACACCGGTAACCGGGAGTTGGCAGCGGCGCTGGCGGACCTCTTTGCCGCCCATTGA
- a CDS encoding AMP-binding protein, whose protein sequence is MDIDRSILDVFTSATAKYADRPAFTCLGHTLSLGDIDRLSANFASYLQNNTNLKPGDRIAVQLPNVLQYPVVVFGALRAGLTVVNTNPLYTQRELKHQLNDSGAKALVVLANIADTASAVIPETSVEQVIVSEIADLHPPVKRLLINSVAKYIKKMVPEFSFANRVDFREALSAGAAKSHQDVQRSPEDIAVLQYTGGTTGVAKGAMLTNRNLVANMEQVREALGDSMKEGEEYYISPLPLYHIYAFTIHCMCLLTTGNHSLLIPNPRDMPGFVKSLKGKRFTGFVGLNTLFNGLMRTPGFADLDFSKLHTTCSGGMALTRATAEKWEQMTGCVVTEGYGMTETSPVVSFNPADAVQLGTVGIAVPGTEVKVTDENGNDLPNNTPGELCVRGPQVMKGYWERPEATADTIDSEGWLKTGDMAVIQDDGYIKIVDRKKDMIIVSGFNVYPNEIEDIVSAHPKVTEAAAVGIPDERSGETVKLFVVKADDSLTAEEVVSYCRENMTAYKVPKNIEFREDLPKTNVGKILRRELRDEELKKVEATPA, encoded by the coding sequence TTGGACATCGATCGCAGTATTCTCGACGTGTTTACCAGTGCCACGGCCAAATACGCAGACCGGCCGGCATTTACCTGCCTGGGGCATACTCTGAGCCTTGGTGATATCGACCGACTCAGCGCCAACTTCGCCTCCTATCTCCAGAACAATACCAATCTGAAGCCCGGTGACCGCATCGCGGTGCAATTGCCAAATGTGCTGCAGTACCCGGTTGTCGTCTTCGGTGCGCTGCGCGCAGGTCTGACAGTCGTCAACACCAATCCGCTGTACACACAGCGGGAGCTCAAGCACCAGCTGAATGACTCCGGCGCCAAGGCACTGGTGGTGCTGGCGAACATTGCGGATACCGCATCGGCAGTCATTCCCGAGACCAGCGTAGAGCAGGTTATTGTTTCTGAAATTGCCGATTTACACCCGCCGGTCAAACGCCTGCTGATTAACAGCGTTGCCAAATACATCAAGAAAATGGTGCCGGAATTCAGCTTCGCCAATCGCGTTGATTTCCGCGAGGCCTTGTCTGCGGGCGCTGCCAAATCGCACCAGGATGTACAGCGTTCACCGGAAGATATCGCGGTACTCCAGTACACCGGTGGTACAACCGGCGTCGCCAAAGGTGCAATGCTGACCAACCGCAATCTGGTCGCGAACATGGAGCAGGTGCGTGAAGCGCTGGGTGATTCCATGAAGGAAGGCGAGGAGTACTATATTTCGCCTCTGCCGCTCTACCATATTTACGCCTTTACCATTCACTGCATGTGCTTACTCACCACCGGTAACCACTCGCTGCTGATTCCCAATCCGCGGGATATGCCGGGTTTCGTGAAATCCCTGAAGGGCAAGCGCTTCACCGGTTTTGTGGGGCTTAACACTCTGTTTAATGGCCTGATGCGCACGCCGGGTTTTGCCGATCTCGATTTCAGCAAACTGCACACTACCTGTTCCGGCGGCATGGCGTTGACTCGTGCAACGGCTGAAAAGTGGGAGCAGATGACCGGCTGCGTCGTGACCGAAGGTTACGGCATGACGGAAACCTCCCCGGTTGTCTCTTTCAACCCCGCCGATGCGGTTCAACTTGGCACCGTCGGTATTGCGGTACCCGGTACCGAGGTCAAGGTTACCGATGAGAATGGCAACGACTTGCCGAACAATACCCCGGGTGAGTTGTGTGTTCGCGGCCCGCAGGTAATGAAAGGTTACTGGGAGCGCCCGGAAGCCACTGCCGATACCATCGATTCCGAAGGCTGGCTGAAAACCGGCGATATGGCAGTGATCCAGGATGACGGCTACATCAAAATTGTCGATCGTAAGAAAGACATGATCATCGTTTCCGGCTTCAATGTTTACCCGAACGAAATCGAAGACATCGTCAGCGCCCACCCGAAAGTAACCGAGGCTGCGGCCGTCGGCATTCCCGATGAACGCAGTGGCGAGACCGTGAAGCTGTTTGTGGTGAAAGCCGACGACTCTCTTACTGCAGAAGAAGTGGTGAGCTACTGTCGCGAGAATATGACGGCCTACAAGGTGCCTAAAAATATCGAATTCCGCGAGGATCTGCCAAAAACCAACGTTGGCAAAATTCTCCGCCGCGAATTGCGCGACGAGGAACTGAAGAAAGTCGAGGCCACACCGGCCTGA